A region from the Panicum hallii strain FIL2 chromosome 1, PHallii_v3.1, whole genome shotgun sequence genome encodes:
- the LOC112886099 gene encoding tubulin-folding cofactor A: MATLRNLKIKTSTCKRIVKELRSYEKEVEKEAAKTADMKEKGADPYDLKQQENVLAESRMMVPDCHKRLETALADLKATLAELKESNEQGAEIGEAESTIAEVEAVVKPTEE; encoded by the exons ATGGCGACCCTGAGGAACTTGAAGATCAAGACGTCGACGTGCAAGAGGATCGTCAAGGAGCTGCGCTCGTACGAGAAGGAGGTGGAGAAGGAGGCGGCAAAGACCGCCGACATGAAGGAGAAGGGCGCCGATCCCTACGATCTCAAGCAGCAG GAGAATGTTTTAGCCGAGTCAAGGATGATGGTCCCGGACTGCCACAAGCGACTTGAAACTGCACTGGCAGACTTGAAAGCAACGCTG GCTGAACTGAAGGAGTCAAATGAACAAGGTGCTGAGATCGGAGAAGCTGAGAGTACAATCGCAGAGGTTGAAGCTGTGGTCAAGCCAACAGAAGAATGA